One Thermoanaerobacter pseudethanolicus ATCC 33223 DNA window includes the following coding sequences:
- a CDS encoding MBL fold metallo-hydrolase translates to MKFCSLRSGSSGNAIYINHKDVHILVDAGLSGRTIEKALLNIGINPKSLSAILITHEHKDHIIGAGVLSRRYNIPIYANKATWEVMEKDIKEISEKNKLYFTTGEEFEIGDVKIMPFKKSHDAVEPVGFSFKCGDKKISIATDLGYMTRGVANHLIGSDIVLLEANHDIEMLINGSYPWPLKKRILSNLGHLSNDAAADTLMKLFKMKAIGIAFLGHLSQNNNRPELAFATVTNVLKKSGVKFEVRMALRNIESDLVEI, encoded by the coding sequence ATGAAGTTTTGTTCCTTGAGGTCAGGAAGCAGTGGAAATGCTATTTACATAAATCATAAAGATGTACATATACTTGTTGATGCGGGTTTAAGCGGTAGAACAATTGAAAAAGCATTACTTAACATAGGGATAAACCCTAAAAGTCTATCTGCCATTCTTATAACTCATGAGCATAAAGATCATATTATCGGAGCCGGGGTACTTTCAAGGAGATACAATATACCTATATATGCCAATAAAGCTACATGGGAGGTAATGGAGAAAGACATAAAAGAAATTTCCGAAAAAAACAAACTCTATTTTACCACAGGAGAAGAATTTGAAATTGGGGATGTAAAAATAATGCCCTTTAAAAAGTCTCATGATGCCGTGGAACCGGTAGGTTTTTCCTTTAAATGTGGAGATAAAAAAATTTCCATTGCTACTGATTTAGGATACATGACGAGAGGTGTTGCAAATCATCTTATAGGTTCCGATATAGTACTTTTAGAAGCAAACCATGATATAGAAATGCTTATCAATGGTTCATATCCATGGCCTCTTAAAAAAAGGATTTTATCTAATTTAGGGCATCTTTCTAATGATGCTGCAGCAGACACTCTCATGAAGCTGTTTAAAATGAAAGCGATAGGGATAGCTTTTTTAGGCCATTTAAGCCAAAATAACAACAGACCAGAACTTGCCTTTGCGACTGTTACAAATGTACTTAAAAAATCAGGAGTAAAATTTGAGGTGCGTATGGCTTTAAGAAATATTGAAAGTGATTTAGTAGAAATATAA
- the ltrA gene encoding group II intron reverse transcriptase/maturase, translating into MDSKDMQRLQTTQQRGYPLNREMEFQKTTEVHSISSASEDGRNEVQRYTSKMLEMIVERGNMEAAYKRVVANKGSHGVDGMEVDELLPYLKENWATIKQQLLEGKYKPQPVRRVEISKPDGGVRLLGIPTALDRLIQQAIAQILNRVYNHTFSDSSYGFRPGRSAKDAIKAAEAYINEGYTWVVDMDLEKFFDRVNHDIIMSKLEKRIGDKRVLKLIRRYLESGVMINGIKVSTEEGTPQGGPLSPLLANIMLDELDKELEKRGHKFCRYADDCNIYVKSRSAGNRVMKSIKKFIESKLKLKINEAKSAVDRPWRRKFLGFSFYTKENEVRIRIHEKSIKRFKEKVREITNRNKGISMENRIKRLNQITTGWVNYFGLADAKSIMKTLDEWIRRRLRACIWKQWKKIKTKHDNLVKLGVEEQKAWEYANTRKGYWRISNSPILNKTLTNKYFESIGYKSLSQRYLIVHNS; encoded by the coding sequence ATGGACTCGAAAGATATGCAGAGACTGCAGACAACTCAACAAAGAGGCTATCCGTTGAATAGAGAAATGGAATTTCAAAAGACAACGGAAGTGCATAGTATATCATCGGCGTCGGAAGATGGAAGAAACGAGGTACAAAGATATACCAGCAAGATGCTTGAAATGATAGTAGAACGAGGGAACATGGAAGCAGCATACAAGCGCGTTGTTGCAAATAAAGGAAGCCATGGAGTCGATGGGATGGAAGTAGATGAACTTCTACCGTATCTCAAAGAAAACTGGGCAACCATAAAACAACAACTGCTGGAGGGGAAATACAAACCACAACCAGTGCGAAGAGTAGAAATTTCCAAACCAGATGGAGGAGTAAGACTACTAGGAATACCTACAGCACTAGATAGGCTAATACAACAAGCAATAGCCCAAATACTAAATAGAGTCTACAACCATACATTTTCTGATAGCAGTTATGGATTTAGACCAGGACGCAGTGCAAAAGACGCAATAAAAGCCGCAGAAGCATATATAAATGAAGGATATACATGGGTTGTAGATATGGACTTAGAAAAGTTCTTTGACAGAGTAAACCACGACATAATAATGTCCAAACTAGAAAAGCGGATAGGAGACAAAAGAGTACTAAAGTTAATAAGAAGATACTTAGAATCAGGAGTAATGATAAACGGAATCAAAGTATCAACAGAAGAAGGAACACCCCAAGGAGGGCCATTAAGTCCCCTATTAGCAAACATAATGTTGGACGAACTAGACAAAGAACTTGAAAAGAGAGGACACAAATTCTGTCGGTACGCAGATGACTGCAACATATATGTAAAAAGCAGGTCTGCAGGAAACAGAGTAATGAAGAGCATAAAGAAATTCATAGAAAGCAAATTAAAATTAAAAATCAATGAAGCAAAAAGTGCTGTAGATAGACCATGGAGAAGAAAATTTCTTGGATTTTCATTCTACACAAAAGAAAACGAAGTAAGAATAAGAATCCATGAAAAATCCATCAAAAGGTTTAAGGAAAAAGTAAGAGAAATAACCAATCGGAACAAGGGAATAAGCATGGAAAACAGAATAAAAAGACTAAATCAAATAACAACAGGATGGGTCAACTATTTTGGATTAGCAGACGCAAAAAGCATAATGAAAACCCTTGACGAATGGATAAGGCGAAGACTAAGGGCATGTATATGGAAACAATGGAAGAAGATAAAAACGAAGCATGATAACCTAGTAAAACTAGGAGTAGAAGAACAAAAAGCCTGGGAATACGCCAATACAAGGAAAGGCTACTGGAGAATATCCAATAGCCCAATCCTAAATAAGACTCTTACAAATAAATACTTTGAAAGCATAGGTTATAAGAGTTTATCCCAAAGATATCTAATTGTACACAATTCCTAA
- a CDS encoding ACT domain-containing protein → MGEDGKLYIIREEILSDSLKKTLKVKELLESGKVKTINEAVKQVGISRSAFYKYRDYVFPFSKFSKGKIITLSMVLDHMPGVLSSILDVVANARGNVVTINQSMPSMGVASVTISIDTQYMEMSLENFLEKLSSQNGVRKIEILGE, encoded by the coding sequence ATGGGAGAAGATGGAAAACTCTATATAATAAGAGAAGAAATCCTTTCGGACTCTCTTAAAAAGACTTTAAAAGTGAAAGAATTATTAGAATCGGGCAAAGTGAAAACCATCAATGAAGCAGTAAAACAAGTAGGTATATCTCGCAGTGCTTTTTACAAGTATAGAGATTATGTTTTTCCTTTTTCTAAGTTTAGCAAAGGAAAAATCATAACTTTATCTATGGTGTTAGACCATATGCCAGGAGTGCTTTCTTCTATTTTGGACGTGGTAGCAAATGCGAGGGGGAATGTTGTCACCATAAATCAAAGTATGCCTTCTATGGGGGTTGCCAGCGTAACTATTTCTATTGATACCCAGTACATGGAAATGAGTTTGGAAAATTTCCTTGAGAAATTATCCAGTCAAAACGGAGTTAGGAAAATAGAAATTTTAGGAGAATGA
- a CDS encoding homoserine dehydrogenase, which yields MKIGLMGLGTVGTGVVHLINQNGKNIEKKIGEKIEIKKILVKDPNKKRTPLAEGKITFDANDILEDEEIDVVVEVMGKEHPALEYIIKALKKGKHVVTANKEVIAVHGKELIKLATENKVSLLYEASVGGGIPIIRPLKQCLAANKIYEIKGILNGTTNYILTEMKEKGFDFEEVLKEAQQKGYAEADPTDDVEGFDAARKLAILSTLAFNKFILPEKIYTKGIKSISKSDIKYAEELGYNVKLIAYAKIDEEDRLEAWVHPVMIKKDNPLNGVNGVFNAILVDGNAVGEVMFYGQGAGMMPTASAVVADIMDVKNHIVIQNGCEDGDLLPIVDTVSKYYIRLIAFDKPGVMSKITGILGDKGISLLSVVQKGVLGDTAEIVLITHIANTGKVFEALEEIQNLKEVECIESVIRVEGE from the coding sequence ATGAAGATAGGACTAATGGGCCTTGGCACAGTTGGAACAGGTGTAGTTCATTTAATCAACCAAAACGGTAAAAACATTGAAAAAAAGATAGGTGAAAAGATTGAGATAAAGAAGATACTTGTGAAAGACCCCAATAAAAAGAGGACACCTCTTGCAGAGGGAAAAATAACTTTTGATGCAAATGATATTTTAGAAGATGAAGAAATAGATGTAGTGGTAGAAGTGATGGGGAAAGAACATCCTGCTTTAGAATATATCATAAAAGCTCTCAAAAAAGGTAAGCATGTTGTCACTGCAAACAAAGAAGTCATAGCAGTTCACGGTAAAGAGCTAATAAAACTTGCGACAGAAAATAAAGTAAGTCTTCTCTATGAAGCATCAGTTGGTGGTGGTATTCCCATCATCAGGCCATTAAAACAATGTCTTGCGGCAAATAAAATATACGAAATCAAAGGAATATTAAACGGAACTACAAATTATATATTAACAGAAATGAAAGAAAAAGGTTTTGACTTTGAAGAAGTCTTAAAGGAGGCTCAGCAAAAGGGTTACGCAGAAGCAGACCCGACAGATGACGTGGAAGGTTTTGATGCGGCAAGAAAACTTGCTATACTGTCCACTTTAGCTTTTAACAAATTCATTTTGCCTGAAAAAATTTACACAAAAGGTATAAAGTCTATTTCTAAATCTGACATAAAATATGCGGAAGAATTGGGGTACAATGTAAAACTCATTGCTTACGCAAAAATTGATGAAGAAGACCGTTTAGAAGCGTGGGTACATCCTGTCATGATAAAGAAAGATAATCCTTTAAACGGTGTAAATGGGGTTTTTAACGCTATTTTAGTTGATGGAAATGCAGTAGGGGAAGTCATGTTTTATGGTCAAGGTGCAGGTATGATGCCTACTGCCAGCGCAGTTGTTGCGGACATAATGGATGTAAAAAACCATATTGTAATTCAAAATGGGTGCGAAGATGGAGACCTTCTCCCTATTGTGGATACTGTATCCAAATATTATATAAGACTCATAGCCTTTGATAAACCTGGCGTAATGAGCAAAATTACTGGTATATTAGGAGATAAGGGAATAAGTCTTTTGTCTGTGGTGCAGAAAGGGGTTTTGGGAGATACTGCGGAGATTGTTTTGATCACTCATATTGCGAATACAGGGAAGGTATTTGAAGCCTTAGAGGAAATACAAAATCTGAAGGAAGTAGAATGTATAGAAAGTGTCATAAGAGTAGAGGGGGAATAA
- the thrC gene encoding threonine synthase gives MGWEGLIKAYREFMPKIKEENIVTLKEGNTPLYEAVNLQKLFPGIKIYLKYEGLNPTGSFKDRGMTVAVSQAKEEGSNAVVCASTGNTSASAAAYAAKAGLKSIVLIPGGKIALGKLAQAIAYGAKVIAIDGNFDDALRLVREISQKFPITLVNSINPYRLEGQKTASFEICDELKDAPSYVALPVGNAGNITAYWMGFKEYYNAKRITRLPKMLGFQAAGAAPIVENRVIEKPETIATAIRIGNPASWEKAVAARDESGGLIDKVTDEEILEAYALLAKSEGIFAEPASAASIAGVIKKYKEGFFKEGESVVCVLTGNGLKDPDTAVKLGGEIKTIEANLKALEEVLYGE, from the coding sequence ATGGGATGGGAAGGTCTAATAAAAGCATATAGAGAATTTATGCCTAAAATAAAAGAGGAAAACATAGTTACATTAAAAGAAGGTAATACACCTCTTTATGAGGCTGTAAATCTTCAAAAGCTTTTTCCAGGCATAAAAATATATCTGAAATACGAAGGATTAAACCCAACAGGTTCTTTTAAAGACAGGGGCATGACTGTAGCAGTGTCGCAGGCAAAAGAAGAAGGTTCTAATGCAGTTGTGTGTGCTTCAACAGGAAATACTTCTGCTTCTGCAGCTGCCTATGCAGCAAAGGCAGGACTTAAGAGCATTGTACTTATACCCGGCGGCAAAATTGCTTTAGGAAAGCTTGCTCAAGCCATTGCTTATGGTGCTAAAGTCATTGCTATAGATGGAAACTTTGATGATGCTTTAAGATTAGTCAGAGAAATTTCACAAAAATTCCCTATAACGCTGGTTAATTCCATAAATCCATATAGGTTGGAAGGACAAAAGACAGCTTCTTTTGAAATATGTGACGAACTTAAAGATGCTCCTTCTTATGTTGCGCTTCCTGTGGGAAATGCGGGGAATATAACAGCCTATTGGATGGGATTTAAAGAATATTATAATGCAAAAAGAATAACGAGGCTTCCTAAAATGTTAGGTTTTCAGGCGGCTGGAGCTGCACCTATAGTTGAAAACAGAGTAATTGAAAAACCTGAGACTATTGCAACAGCGATACGAATAGGTAATCCAGCCAGCTGGGAAAAGGCAGTTGCTGCAAGAGATGAGTCAGGTGGACTCATTGACAAAGTCACAGATGAAGAAATACTGGAGGCTTATGCGCTTTTAGCTAAGAGCGAAGGAATTTTTGCAGAGCCTGCTTCAGCAGCTTCTATTGCAGGAGTTATTAAGAAATACAAGGAAGGATTTTTTAAAGAAGGAGAATCTGTTGTTTGTGTCTTGACGGGAAATGGATTAAAAGATCCAGATACTGCTGTTAAATTAGGTGGCGAGATAAAAACGATAGAGGCGAATCTAAAAGCATTGGAGGAAGTTTTATATGGAGAGTGA
- the thrB gene encoding homoserine kinase: protein MESDMVKVKVPASSANLGPGFDSIGVALNLYTEISMGFIEEGLLIEVSGEDYKEIETTENNLVYKAAKKVFEKTETQYEGLKIEIKNGIPIGSGLGSSAAAIIGGMLAANELAGGILTHKEILDLAASMEGHADNVAPALNGGLNVTVFDGNTTYYVKKELEEELKFIAFTPKKLLKTEIARNILPQKIDFKDAVFNTGRSSLLTAALFSGRYDLLKIASQDMLHQKYRSKLIPEMYACFEKALEAGAYSVFLSGAGPTIMAICPEEKVKRVVYEVSKVYIDRGIDYRVYKLHCENNGAQVLKASLSI, encoded by the coding sequence ATGGAGAGTGACATGGTAAAGGTAAAAGTTCCAGCCTCTTCTGCAAACTTAGGGCCCGGTTTTGACTCTATAGGAGTAGCACTAAATTTGTATACAGAAATTTCTATGGGATTTATAGAAGAAGGGCTCTTGATAGAGGTTTCAGGAGAGGACTATAAAGAAATTGAAACAACTGAGAATAATCTTGTCTATAAAGCGGCTAAAAAAGTTTTTGAAAAAACTGAGACACAATATGAGGGATTAAAAATAGAGATAAAAAATGGTATTCCGATAGGTAGTGGTCTTGGAAGTAGTGCGGCAGCAATAATTGGCGGAATGCTAGCAGCAAATGAACTTGCAGGGGGTATTTTAACACATAAGGAAATTTTAGACCTTGCGGCTTCTATGGAAGGACATGCCGATAATGTAGCTCCTGCTCTAAATGGAGGACTGAATGTAACGGTTTTTGACGGTAATACTACTTATTATGTAAAAAAAGAATTAGAAGAAGAATTAAAATTTATTGCCTTTACTCCCAAAAAACTTTTAAAAACAGAGATTGCAAGAAATATATTGCCCCAAAAAATAGATTTTAAAGATGCTGTATTCAATACAGGTAGGTCTTCTCTTTTAACAGCAGCTTTGTTTAGTGGAAGGTACGATTTGTTAAAGATTGCTTCTCAAGATATGCTACATCAAAAATATCGCTCTAAACTTATACCTGAAATGTATGCCTGTTTTGAAAAAGCTTTAGAAGCAGGTGCTTATTCTGTTTTTTTAAGTGGAGCAGGCCCCACAATTATGGCTATTTGTCCAGAGGAAAAGGTAAAAAGAGTAGTTTATGAAGTAAGCAAGGTATATATTGACCGGGGAATAGACTATAGAGTGTATAAACTTCACTGCGAAAATAACGGTGCCCAAGTTTTGAAGGCTTCTCTATCAATATAG